In the Magnetospira sp. QH-2 genome, one interval contains:
- a CDS encoding 6-hydroxymethylpterin diphosphokinase MptE-like protein yields the protein MSHTVSKAPPGSDAFFERNLAAFKTHMPSVWQLLETIGTPVSKLVSGPDGAMNIDLGSVSLYDRDAREVTRQQLDEYFKLPDRLKFSTVSHCNLIGLSMALFQSTRTFIDEHMSPEEFVELPVVDIGYCYVFGVGLGYHLEELLERTHCRTMIIVEPTPELLLHSMRAIDWVALWEQAAARGQDVYVVIRSEPEHVSETIFSIQDKHGRTFLNGSYAYHHYYSWTLKRIRELINTKMESYHWSKGYFEDELLMMGNTVGNFARFNHAIIPWEQRLHQDTPVLVVGSGPSLDKDLPHIARLRDQAIILSCGTSLGILLKHGIRPDFHLENENTYPLVNNLIKFKEEYGLEGIVLLGSSSIHPEASAQFDEVWYYYRSGLSCDHLLNPGYHAIISAGPLVANAGFAAVSALGFRRLYLFGVDCGRRPDASHHSKDVVYLQDDYDNWLAGSSLKGLEESFNQVVEGNFGGKIITSWKLAYSRTQFSRIQSLKNLDIHNCSDGAAIAGARPQAAAALRLSDMDLPREAVIRSVREQLPHYAAGKGLNIKNLKTYKESVESFGSGIKLIIEQARAEDRLFSELEDRIQNWFLEHKEDLKGVLVLARESMASAIRVGAYMAGRIDNEDLRQEFLAMFLDKFDIMCASITETALDAYDDYIDQAKAARSARAGSPGSIAPDPSERL from the coding sequence ATGAGTCATACCGTTTCGAAAGCCCCCCCAGGATCCGACGCCTTTTTTGAGCGGAACCTCGCGGCCTTCAAAACTCACATGCCATCGGTCTGGCAATTGCTTGAAACCATAGGAACACCCGTCTCCAAATTGGTTTCGGGCCCCGATGGAGCGATGAATATCGACCTGGGATCCGTGTCCCTCTATGACCGAGATGCCCGTGAGGTCACGCGGCAGCAATTGGACGAGTACTTCAAGCTACCGGACCGGCTCAAATTCAGCACGGTTTCCCATTGCAATCTTATCGGCCTGTCGATGGCGTTATTCCAGAGCACCCGAACGTTCATCGATGAACACATGTCCCCCGAAGAGTTTGTCGAATTGCCGGTGGTCGATATCGGTTATTGCTATGTGTTCGGCGTCGGCCTGGGATATCACCTGGAAGAACTTCTGGAGCGGACTCACTGCCGCACCATGATCATCGTCGAACCCACCCCGGAATTGCTGCTTCATTCCATGCGGGCCATCGATTGGGTTGCGTTATGGGAACAGGCTGCTGCCCGGGGTCAGGATGTCTATGTTGTCATCCGTTCGGAACCGGAGCATGTCTCTGAGACCATTTTCTCTATTCAGGACAAACACGGTCGCACCTTCCTCAACGGATCCTACGCCTACCATCACTACTATTCCTGGACCCTTAAAAGGATCCGGGAATTGATCAATACCAAGATGGAATCCTATCACTGGTCGAAGGGCTACTTTGAAGACGAATTGCTCATGATGGGCAATACGGTCGGGAATTTCGCGCGCTTCAACCACGCGATCATTCCCTGGGAACAGCGTCTGCACCAAGACACCCCGGTTCTGGTGGTGGGGTCCGGGCCATCGTTGGATAAAGACCTGCCGCATATTGCCCGCCTGAGGGATCAAGCGATCATTCTCAGTTGCGGAACCTCCTTGGGTATCCTGTTAAAGCATGGCATTCGACCCGATTTCCATCTGGAGAACGAGAACACCTACCCCCTGGTCAATAACCTGATCAAATTTAAAGAAGAGTACGGGTTGGAGGGCATCGTTTTGCTGGGTTCCTCTTCCATCCACCCGGAAGCCTCGGCACAGTTCGATGAGGTTTGGTACTACTACCGCTCTGGCCTCAGCTGCGACCATCTACTCAACCCAGGCTATCACGCCATCATCAGTGCCGGGCCTTTGGTGGCCAACGCGGGATTTGCCGCAGTTAGCGCCTTGGGGTTTCGGCGGCTGTATCTGTTTGGCGTGGATTGCGGACGCCGACCCGATGCCTCTCATCACTCAAAGGATGTGGTCTATCTGCAAGACGACTATGACAATTGGCTGGCGGGCTCGAGTCTCAAGGGACTGGAAGAGTCATTCAATCAAGTCGTGGAGGGCAACTTCGGCGGCAAGATCATAACATCGTGGAAACTCGCCTACTCCCGCACCCAGTTTTCCCGGATCCAATCGCTTAAAAATCTCGATATCCACAATTGCAGCGATGGAGCGGCTATTGCCGGCGCCCGCCCGCAGGCCGCAGCCGCGCTACGACTGAGCGATATGGACCTGCCCAGGGAGGCGGTCATCCGATCGGTACGCGAGCAATTGCCGCACTATGCGGCGGGCAAGGGCCTGAATATCAAGAACCTCAAGACCTATAAGGAATCGGTGGAATCTTTTGGCAGCGGAATCAAATTGATCATCGAACAGGCTCGCGCCGAGGACAGGCTGTTTTCGGAATTGGAAGACCGGATTCAGAACTGGTTTCTTGAACACAAAGAAGATTTGAAGGGTGTCTTGGTGCTCGCCCGCGAAAGCATGGCATCGGCCATACGCGTCGGAGCCTATATGGCGGGAAGAATCGATAACGAGGATCTGCGCCAAGAATTCTTAGCAATGTTTCTCGATAAATTCGACATCATGTGTGCAAGCATTACCGAGACGGCGCTGGATGCCTATGATGACTACATAGACCAAGCCAAAGCGGCCAGATCAGCTCGCGCAGGTTCACCGGGTTCCATTGCCCCCGACCCGAGCGAAAGACTTTAG